A single window of Sphaerodactylus townsendi isolate TG3544 linkage group LG03, MPM_Stown_v2.3, whole genome shotgun sequence DNA harbors:
- the LOC125428628 gene encoding zinc finger protein 436-like isoform X1 codes for MEEHSPAERPFQTERLETGEETSHDIQVETIGEFLSGANPHQIKQEPEERLEQYWVSQWQDFVKTTQAPRSRRKNPPLLQSQSGEGLREFPASFKAAADTSQWLRKQGRTKTLPCLGGNGCDAGDELSSSVKVKEEMMEEEEPISLEMERQHFRRFCYQEAEGPREVFIQLQELCYHWLKPEKHTKEQILELLVLEQFLIILPPDMQSWVKKCAPESCAQAVALAEDFLLRLQEVDILEDKMSWPLEDVAISSPKSEQDPSEATNVQLSAEAEEESDRDSHFLAGNGQVYKDDENFPFERHPQVGISGLSLARFNRKFFQVCELEEMPGSQQRQENCQENQTAKQAFLCGESDQALPESTFQEGSHKAKRKRASPNWGSVLRRSFDFPRNQKMQKLYTCTYCGKISNNSAHMIIHERTHTGEKPYKCSECGKCFSTNCNLMKHTRVHTGEKPYKCLDCGRSFSDKASLIVHERTHTGEKPYECQECGKSFTSSSNLITHKRVHTGEKPYKCSECGQSFVHRPQLVIHIRTHTGEKPYECLECGKSFNQKADLIIHGRTHTGEKPYECAECGKSFISSSYLRKHERLHMGKKTQAGEESHKCTYCWKSFISRSKLLIHERTHTGEKPFECGECRKSFSTSSNLVNHKRVHTGEKPYQCLDCGQKFSTNSNLVNHRRVHTGEKPYECSDCGQSFGHKASLRRHKRIHTRETAT; via the exons ATGGAGGAACATAGCCCAGCAGAAAGACCCTTTCAAACGGAGAGACTAGAGACAGGAGAGGAAACTTCCCATGACATCCAAGTTGAAACCATCGGGGAGTTTCTGTCCGGGGCAAATCCACACCAGATTAAGCAGGAACCAGAGGAGAGGCTGGAGCAATACTGGGTTTCTCAGTGGCAGGATTTTGTGAAGACGACACAGGCCCCTCGCTCAAGGCGTAAAAACCCTCCGCTCCTCCAGTCCCAGTCAGGGGAAGGGCTGAGGGAATTTCCAGCCTCCTTCAAGGCAGCAGCTGACACAAGCCAGTGGCTCAGGAAACAGGGCAGGACCAAGACTCTGCCGTGTCTTGGTGGGAATGGCTGTGATGCCGGTGATGAGCTTAGTTCTTCTGTAAAAGTGAAGGAAGAGATGATGGAAGAGGAAGAGCCCATCAGCTTGGAGATGGAGCGTCAACATTTCCGCCGgttctgctaccaggaggccGAGGGCCCTCGAGAGGTCTTCATTCAGCTCCAAGAACTTTGCTAtcactggctgaagccagagaagCACACCAAGGAGCAGATTCTGGAGCTGCTGGTGCTGGAGCAGTTCCTCATTATCCTGCCCCCTGATATGCAGAGCTGGGTCAAGAAGTGTGCTCCAGAGAGCTGTGCCCAGGCGGTAGCCCTGGCAGAGGATTTCTTGCTGCGGCTGCAGGAAGTGGACATCCTGGAAGACAAG ATGTCATGGCCTTTAGAAGATGTAGCTATTAGTTCCCCAAAGTCTGAGCAAGATCCGTCAGAGGCAACGAACGTGcagctctctgcagaggcagaggaagagagTGACAGAGACAGCCACTTTCTGG CAGGCAATGGCCAAGTATATAAAGATGACGAGAACTTCCCTTTTGAAAGACACCCACAAGTAGGCATCAGTGGGCTGTCCTTGGCAAGATTCAACAGGAAATTTTTCCAGGTCTGTGAACTGGAAGAGATGCCTGGAAGTCAGCAGAGGCAAGAGAACTGCCAAGAAAACCAGACAGCCAAGCAAGCTTTCCTTTGCGGCGAAAGTGACCAAGCCTTACCAGAGAGTACCTTCCAGGAAGGGAGCCATAAGGCAAAAAGAAAACGGGCCAGCCCCAATTGGGGATCAGTCTTACGGCGGAGCTTTGATTTTCCAAGGAatcagaaaatgcagaaattgtaTACGTGCACATATTGTGGGAAAATCTCTAACAACAGTGCACACATGATAATACACGAGAGGACACATACtggtgagaaaccatataaatgctccgAGTGTGGGAAGTGCTTTAGTACAAACTGTAACCTCATGAAGCACACGAGAGTCCACACAGGTGAGAAGCCGtataaatgcttggattgtgGGAGGAGTTTCAGTGACAAAGCCTCCCTTATTGTACATGAAAGAACCCATACTGGTGAGAAACCTTATGAGTGCcaagagtgtgggaaaagcttcacctCAAGTTCCAACCTCATAACACACAAAAGGGTCCACACGGGTGAGAAACCTTACAAATGCTCTGAGTGCGGGCAAAGCTTTGTTCACAGGCCACAGCTTGTCATACATATCCGGacacacactggggagaagccatacgAATGTCTAGAGTGTGGCAAAAGCTTCAATCAGAAAGCTGATCTCATTATTCATGGGAGGACCCATACAGGAGAAAAGCCATATGAATGTGccgagtgtgggaagagcttcattTCCAGCTCGTATCTTAGGAAACATGAAAGGCTGCACATGGGAAAGAAAACTCAAGCTGGGGAAGAATCCCACAAATGTACGTACTGCTGGAAAAGCTTCATCAGCCGATCCAAACTTCTCATCCACGAGCGaacacacacaggagagaagccgttTGAGTGTGGTGAGTGCAGGAAAAGCTTCAGCACAAGTTCCAACCTTGTCAATCACAAAAGGGtgcatacaggagagaaaccctaCCAGTGTTTAGACTGTGGACAGAAGTTCAGCACTAACTCGAACCTCGTCAATCATAGGAGGgtgcacacaggagagaaaccgtaCGAATGCTCTGATTGTGGTCAAAGCTTTGGTCATAAAGCGTCTCTTAGAAGGCACAAGAGAATTCATACAAGAGAGACAGCCACTTGA
- the LOC125428628 gene encoding zinc finger protein 436-like isoform X2, which produces MEEHSPAERPFQTERLETGEETSHDIQVETIGEFLSGANPHQIKQEPEERLEQYWVSQWQDFVKTTQAPRSRRKNPPLLQSQSGEGLREFPASFKAAADTSQWLRKQGRTKTLPCLGGNGCDAGDELSSSVKVKEEMMEEEEPISLEMERQHFRRFCYQEAEGPREVFIQLQELCYHWLKPEKHTKEQILELLVLEQFLIILPPDMQSWVKKCAPESCAQAVALAEDFLLRLQEVDILEDKMSWPLEDVAISSPKSEQDPSEATNVQLSAEAEEESDRDSHFLGNGQVYKDDENFPFERHPQVGISGLSLARFNRKFFQVCELEEMPGSQQRQENCQENQTAKQAFLCGESDQALPESTFQEGSHKAKRKRASPNWGSVLRRSFDFPRNQKMQKLYTCTYCGKISNNSAHMIIHERTHTGEKPYKCSECGKCFSTNCNLMKHTRVHTGEKPYKCLDCGRSFSDKASLIVHERTHTGEKPYECQECGKSFTSSSNLITHKRVHTGEKPYKCSECGQSFVHRPQLVIHIRTHTGEKPYECLECGKSFNQKADLIIHGRTHTGEKPYECAECGKSFISSSYLRKHERLHMGKKTQAGEESHKCTYCWKSFISRSKLLIHERTHTGEKPFECGECRKSFSTSSNLVNHKRVHTGEKPYQCLDCGQKFSTNSNLVNHRRVHTGEKPYECSDCGQSFGHKASLRRHKRIHTRETAT; this is translated from the exons ATGGAGGAACATAGCCCAGCAGAAAGACCCTTTCAAACGGAGAGACTAGAGACAGGAGAGGAAACTTCCCATGACATCCAAGTTGAAACCATCGGGGAGTTTCTGTCCGGGGCAAATCCACACCAGATTAAGCAGGAACCAGAGGAGAGGCTGGAGCAATACTGGGTTTCTCAGTGGCAGGATTTTGTGAAGACGACACAGGCCCCTCGCTCAAGGCGTAAAAACCCTCCGCTCCTCCAGTCCCAGTCAGGGGAAGGGCTGAGGGAATTTCCAGCCTCCTTCAAGGCAGCAGCTGACACAAGCCAGTGGCTCAGGAAACAGGGCAGGACCAAGACTCTGCCGTGTCTTGGTGGGAATGGCTGTGATGCCGGTGATGAGCTTAGTTCTTCTGTAAAAGTGAAGGAAGAGATGATGGAAGAGGAAGAGCCCATCAGCTTGGAGATGGAGCGTCAACATTTCCGCCGgttctgctaccaggaggccGAGGGCCCTCGAGAGGTCTTCATTCAGCTCCAAGAACTTTGCTAtcactggctgaagccagagaagCACACCAAGGAGCAGATTCTGGAGCTGCTGGTGCTGGAGCAGTTCCTCATTATCCTGCCCCCTGATATGCAGAGCTGGGTCAAGAAGTGTGCTCCAGAGAGCTGTGCCCAGGCGGTAGCCCTGGCAGAGGATTTCTTGCTGCGGCTGCAGGAAGTGGACATCCTGGAAGACAAG ATGTCATGGCCTTTAGAAGATGTAGCTATTAGTTCCCCAAAGTCTGAGCAAGATCCGTCAGAGGCAACGAACGTGcagctctctgcagaggcagaggaagagagTGACAGAGACAGCCACTTTCTGG GCAATGGCCAAGTATATAAAGATGACGAGAACTTCCCTTTTGAAAGACACCCACAAGTAGGCATCAGTGGGCTGTCCTTGGCAAGATTCAACAGGAAATTTTTCCAGGTCTGTGAACTGGAAGAGATGCCTGGAAGTCAGCAGAGGCAAGAGAACTGCCAAGAAAACCAGACAGCCAAGCAAGCTTTCCTTTGCGGCGAAAGTGACCAAGCCTTACCAGAGAGTACCTTCCAGGAAGGGAGCCATAAGGCAAAAAGAAAACGGGCCAGCCCCAATTGGGGATCAGTCTTACGGCGGAGCTTTGATTTTCCAAGGAatcagaaaatgcagaaattgtaTACGTGCACATATTGTGGGAAAATCTCTAACAACAGTGCACACATGATAATACACGAGAGGACACATACtggtgagaaaccatataaatgctccgAGTGTGGGAAGTGCTTTAGTACAAACTGTAACCTCATGAAGCACACGAGAGTCCACACAGGTGAGAAGCCGtataaatgcttggattgtgGGAGGAGTTTCAGTGACAAAGCCTCCCTTATTGTACATGAAAGAACCCATACTGGTGAGAAACCTTATGAGTGCcaagagtgtgggaaaagcttcacctCAAGTTCCAACCTCATAACACACAAAAGGGTCCACACGGGTGAGAAACCTTACAAATGCTCTGAGTGCGGGCAAAGCTTTGTTCACAGGCCACAGCTTGTCATACATATCCGGacacacactggggagaagccatacgAATGTCTAGAGTGTGGCAAAAGCTTCAATCAGAAAGCTGATCTCATTATTCATGGGAGGACCCATACAGGAGAAAAGCCATATGAATGTGccgagtgtgggaagagcttcattTCCAGCTCGTATCTTAGGAAACATGAAAGGCTGCACATGGGAAAGAAAACTCAAGCTGGGGAAGAATCCCACAAATGTACGTACTGCTGGAAAAGCTTCATCAGCCGATCCAAACTTCTCATCCACGAGCGaacacacacaggagagaagccgttTGAGTGTGGTGAGTGCAGGAAAAGCTTCAGCACAAGTTCCAACCTTGTCAATCACAAAAGGGtgcatacaggagagaaaccctaCCAGTGTTTAGACTGTGGACAGAAGTTCAGCACTAACTCGAACCTCGTCAATCATAGGAGGgtgcacacaggagagaaaccgtaCGAATGCTCTGATTGTGGTCAAAGCTTTGGTCATAAAGCGTCTCTTAGAAGGCACAAGAGAATTCATACAAGAGAGACAGCCACTTGA